One genomic region from Jilunia laotingensis encodes:
- a CDS encoding glycosyltransferase encodes MILVTIGTQAPFDRLIKIIDDLAIDINEPVIAQVYGGQYQPHNINTVDFLSPKEFEELFEKARIIISHAGMGTIISALFKEKPIIIFPRLASFQEHRNDHQLHTAMKMNELGYAYVAYDQKQLKDLLLNNDLKVLHRIGETASTSLIQSIEHYIETI; translated from the coding sequence ATGATTTTAGTAACAATTGGTACACAAGCCCCATTTGATAGATTGATTAAAATAATTGATGATTTAGCTATAGATATTAATGAACCTGTCATTGCTCAAGTATATGGAGGTCAATATCAACCTCATAATATAAATACTGTTGATTTTTTATCTCCAAAAGAATTTGAAGAATTATTTGAAAAAGCTAGAATCATAATATCCCATGCTGGAATGGGAACCATTATATCTGCATTATTTAAAGAAAAGCCCATAATTATTTTTCCACGCCTTGCTTCTTTTCAAGAACATAGGAATGATCACCAACTACATACAGCAATGAAAATGAACGAATTAGGATATGCTTATGTCGCCTATGACCAAAAGCAATTAAAGGATCTATTACTAAATAACGATTTGAAAGTATTGCATCGTATAGGGGAAACCGCATCTACATCTCTTATTCAATCTATCGAACACTATATTGAAACAATATGA
- a CDS encoding ATP-grasp fold amidoligase family protein, with protein MLDKLRYYLIRGGEKIKILNPYILSKLMYFFKFHKFADMNHPHDLNEKLMWLTFHTDIQKWTRLADKYLVREYVIKKKLEHLLVKLYGVYRHPSEIDFDKLPEQFVLKTNNGFGSVILVNNKQDIKKEDIISLLNKWMRHPFGITSAEPHYREIKQCVIAEELLTNNHRTISSSIIDYKFWCFKGKAKYCLTVCNRNFQNHKVDLNLYELPNWTSLHEEITSKYKNSSRVPKPDCLEEMIRYAEILSEDFEVVRVDLYVSNSKVYFGELTFTSNGCRMAYFSQKMLNEMGDQITECCK; from the coding sequence ATGTTAGATAAATTACGATATTATTTAATCAGAGGAGGGGAAAAAATAAAAATTTTGAATCCTTATATTCTCTCCAAATTGATGTATTTTTTTAAATTTCACAAGTTTGCTGATATGAATCATCCACACGATTTAAATGAGAAATTGATGTGGTTAACTTTTCACACTGATATTCAAAAATGGACAAGATTAGCAGATAAATATTTAGTAAGAGAATATGTCATAAAGAAAAAACTGGAACATTTATTAGTAAAGTTGTATGGAGTCTATAGACATCCTTCTGAAATAGATTTTGATAAACTTCCAGAACAATTTGTTTTAAAAACAAATAATGGCTTTGGCTCTGTAATATTAGTAAACAATAAGCAAGATATCAAAAAAGAAGATATAATTTCATTATTGAATAAATGGATGAGACATCCTTTTGGGATCACATCTGCAGAACCGCATTATAGAGAAATAAAACAATGTGTTATAGCAGAAGAACTATTAACAAATAATCATAGAACTATTTCTTCTTCTATTATAGATTATAAATTTTGGTGCTTTAAAGGAAAAGCCAAATATTGCTTGACAGTATGTAATCGAAATTTTCAAAATCATAAAGTAGATTTAAATTTATATGAGTTACCAAATTGGACATCTCTGCATGAAGAAATTACATCTAAATATAAAAACAGCAGTAGAGTTCCTAAACCTGACTGTTTGGAGGAAATGATAAGGTATGCAGAAATTTTATCTGAAGATTTTGAAGTAGTAAGAGTAGATTTATATGTATCTAATTCAAAAGTTTATTTTGGAGAACTTACATTTACATCAAATGGATGCAGAATGGCGTATTTCTCACAAAAGATGTTAAATGAAATGGGAGACCAAATTACAGAATGTTGTAAATAA
- a CDS encoding UDP-N-acetylglucosamine transferase subunit ALG14, whose amino-acid sequence MERKKKIMAVSSIGGHWIQLLRITKPLEKKINVVYVSTNTGCEAMVEKSKFYCIKDFSRWNAYLLLPVFFSAMKLIIKESPDVVISTGAAPGLIFLFAAKICGKKTVWIDSIANIQKLSMSGYIASKFSSCIYTQWNHLSDKHIIYAGNILE is encoded by the coding sequence ATGGAAAGAAAGAAAAAAATAATGGCAGTATCATCTATTGGCGGACATTGGATACAACTTTTGAGAATAACAAAACCGTTGGAAAAAAAAATAAACGTTGTTTATGTATCTACAAATACCGGATGTGAAGCAATGGTCGAAAAAAGCAAATTCTACTGTATAAAAGATTTTAGTCGGTGGAATGCTTATTTATTATTACCAGTTTTCTTTTCTGCTATGAAATTAATCATAAAAGAATCGCCTGATGTAGTAATAAGCACAGGGGCAGCTCCAGGATTAATATTTTTATTTGCTGCAAAAATTTGTGGAAAAAAAACAGTTTGGATCGATAGCATTGCAAATATTCAGAAATTATCAATGAGTGGATACATTGCTTCCAAATTTTCATCATGCATTTACACACAATGGAACCATTTGTCTGATAAACATATAATTTACGCAGGAAACATTTTGGAGTAA
- a CDS encoding capsule assembly Wzi family protein — translation MHTFAKLHKLFFICLLLITENVCTQNLHTFVEYGATVHTGNNSPLWLVSNQHGLSSIKDNTYLRGNVSYNDTLHSWKIGGRLDMAVAAGFTSTFILHQAYADVRYKWIGLWAGSREIDSPLLNQQLSSGGLTWSGNARPIPQVAIGIFDYVHLSPGIQVKAELSFGWFTDNKYQEKNVSSTQSYTKNIKYHHKSFFFRFGKPLSHWQMDIGMSLDDQFGGYKIRGLDEGNLGNGLKDYFHALIPRNGGGEAWYQGNYMGSEHLKITYKHKNFSISAYLENYYDDFSGMGKQNGLDGLWGIEYKTKRTQGINNIVLEYYQTTNQSGPMHGPENSIVNKTGGADDYYNNTWYPGWVHWGMGIGNPLIASPIYNKDGILSFKYNRVKAVHLGWSGYLCKEWTYRAKLSFNRTWGTPFKPIPEILENFSTFAEFKYIPQKLQGWCFTASAAFDIGGIYGDNLGFQLKIRKNI, via the coding sequence ATGCACACTTTTGCCAAATTACACAAACTATTTTTTATATGTCTTTTGTTGATTACAGAAAATGTTTGTACACAAAACCTACATACGTTTGTGGAATATGGAGCAACTGTACATACGGGAAATAATTCTCCTTTATGGTTAGTAAGTAATCAACATGGATTATCTTCAATAAAAGATAATACTTATTTACGTGGAAATGTATCTTATAACGATACATTACATTCATGGAAAATAGGAGGCCGGCTTGACATGGCTGTAGCAGCTGGCTTCACTTCAACATTTATACTTCACCAAGCATACGCAGATGTTCGCTATAAATGGATTGGTTTATGGGCAGGAAGTCGAGAAATAGACTCTCCCTTGTTAAATCAACAATTGAGCAGTGGTGGCCTCACTTGGTCAGGAAATGCTCGCCCCATACCTCAAGTTGCTATCGGAATATTTGATTACGTACATTTATCGCCTGGAATACAAGTGAAAGCTGAACTTTCTTTTGGCTGGTTTACAGATAATAAATACCAAGAAAAAAATGTCAGTAGTACACAATCTTATACTAAAAATATAAAATACCATCATAAGAGCTTTTTCTTTAGATTTGGAAAACCTTTAAGTCATTGGCAGATGGACATAGGCATGAGTTTAGATGACCAATTTGGAGGGTATAAGATTAGAGGTTTAGATGAAGGAAATTTAGGAAACGGATTGAAAGATTACTTTCATGCACTTATTCCTCGTAATGGAGGAGGAGAAGCTTGGTATCAAGGAAATTATATGGGTAGCGAACATTTAAAAATAACATATAAGCATAAAAACTTTTCTATAAGCGCATATTTAGAGAACTATTACGATGATTTTTCTGGTATGGGAAAGCAAAATGGACTAGATGGATTATGGGGCATAGAATATAAAACAAAACGTACCCAAGGAATTAATAATATTGTTCTAGAATATTATCAGACAACCAATCAAAGTGGCCCGATGCATGGACCTGAAAATTCTATTGTGAATAAAACAGGAGGAGCCGATGATTATTATAATAATACTTGGTATCCAGGCTGGGTACATTGGGGAATGGGAATAGGAAATCCTTTAATCGCGTCACCAATTTACAATAAAGACGGAATTTTATCATTCAAATACAATCGAGTTAAAGCTGTTCATTTGGGGTGGAGTGGCTATCTATGCAAAGAATGGACTTACCGCGCTAAATTATCTTTTAATAGAACATGGGGTACTCCTTTTAAACCAATTCCCGAAATATTAGAAAATTTCTCTACTTTTGCAGAGTTTAAATATATTCCTCAAAAATTGCAAGGGTGGTGTTTTACTGCATCGGCTGCATTTGATATAGGAGGTATTTATGGGGACAATTTAGGTTTCCAATTAAAAATTCGTAAAAATATCTGA
- a CDS encoding transposase: protein MAKIQNISEIHPTLGFPEFDILEKYRKSFHASELGSLHSVFPFESIAKETGLSQSRLGRRNCFSPSAKIALMVLKSYTGFSDRLLVEHLNGNIHYQLFCGIMIDPSCPITNYKIISAVRNEIASRLDIDSLQKILASHWKPYLENLHVCMTDATCYESHMRFPTDMKLLWESVEWLYRHVCIHCGQLGIRRPRNKYADVAVSYLSYCKKRKRKASRTRMLKHRMIRLLEKLIIQRDDIHREHGSSLTYTQDYQKRLSIIRKVLVQEKELFEGRKVSDRIVSIDRHYVRPIVRGKETKSVEFGAKANNIQIDGISFIEHISFKAFNEGIRLKDCIRMHQKLMNVRVRCVAADSIYANNANRKFCTKYGISTSFVRKGRAAKDEAVRKVLRSELSRERATRLEGSFGTQKQHYSLSKVKARNRKTEILWIFFGIHTANAILMIDKIKNGQKKAA, encoded by the coding sequence ATGGCGAAGATACAAAATATTTCAGAAATTCACCCTACTTTAGGGTTTCCAGAATTCGATATTCTGGAAAAATATCGTAAGAGTTTTCATGCGAGTGAACTTGGCAGTCTTCATTCCGTGTTTCCATTCGAGAGTATAGCCAAAGAGACAGGCCTTTCACAATCCCGCTTGGGTCGCAGGAACTGTTTCAGTCCTTCCGCGAAGATAGCCCTTATGGTACTGAAGTCTTATACCGGATTCTCTGACAGGTTATTGGTAGAACATCTTAACGGAAACATACACTATCAGTTGTTCTGTGGTATCATGATAGACCCGTCCTGCCCTATAACGAACTACAAGATAATCAGTGCTGTCCGTAATGAGATAGCATCCCGTCTTGACATCGACTCCCTTCAGAAAATCCTTGCCTCACACTGGAAGCCTTATCTTGAGAACCTTCACGTATGTATGACCGATGCCACATGCTATGAAAGTCATATGCGTTTCCCTACGGACATGAAGCTCCTTTGGGAAAGCGTCGAATGGCTCTACCGGCATGTCTGCATACATTGTGGGCAACTCGGCATAAGGCGTCCCCGTAACAAATATGCGGATGTTGCGGTATCCTATCTATCCTATTGCAAGAAAAGAAAGAGGAAGGCTTCGAGGACAAGAATGCTGAAGCATCGCATGATCAGACTCCTGGAAAAACTCATCATACAACGGGATGACATTCACAGAGAACACGGCTCTTCACTCACATATACACAGGATTATCAGAAACGGCTTTCCATCATCAGAAAGGTCCTTGTACAGGAAAAGGAACTCTTTGAAGGCAGGAAGGTCAGTGACCGTATTGTCAGTATTGACCGTCATTACGTACGCCCTATCGTAAGGGGCAAGGAGACAAAATCTGTCGAGTTCGGTGCAAAGGCTAATAACATACAGATAGACGGAATCTCGTTCATCGAGCACATCTCTTTCAAGGCATTCAATGAGGGCATACGTCTGAAAGACTGTATCCGTATGCATCAGAAGTTGATGAATGTAAGGGTCAGGTGTGTGGCCGCCGATTCCATATACGCCAATAATGCCAACAGGAAGTTCTGTACAAAATATGGGATATCAACCTCCTTTGTACGCAAGGGAAGGGCTGCAAAGGACGAGGCGGTGAGGAAGGTTCTCAGGAGTGAACTCTCGAGGGAAAGAGCCACCAGGCTTGAAGGCAGTTTCGGTACGCAAAAACAGCATTACTCGCTATCGAAAGTCAAAGCACGGAACAGGAAAACAGAAATCCTGTGGATTTTCTTTGGGATACATACGGCAAACGCCATATTGATGATTGATAAAATCAAAAACGGACAGAAGAAAGCTGCATAG
- a CDS encoding T9SS type A sorting domain-containing protein yields the protein MMRNIKYLIIVFLMLSPFVCSYGDGYNLTGEAYPYPGRVYIYRYDIPTGIQRSYGTVTWKVTNGKIRDSNGDFTLHSLTQPSLHVGDKIYVIWDEDDNDALGSIEIVNNAFMDVYIQSGDVVINDVFFNASHDQYFEGTYLALKNLAIGSRANITFNGYKSVHILPGFETERGCKVRICNDPFWVYSLSETRNLDNSLGYIDDEKDTEFYSLTSTLSEKRVTLSCNISEKSNDAQIYIYNSSGIVIFKKSIDFVGKGNICVDASEWSAGIYLYTLIIDGSISDTKRMIISN from the coding sequence ATGATGAGGAATATCAAATATTTGATAATTGTATTTTTGATGCTTTCCCCATTTGTATGTTCTTATGGTGATGGTTATAATTTAACTGGGGAAGCATATCCTTATCCAGGTAGAGTATATATATATCGTTATGATATACCGACAGGCATTCAGAGAAGTTATGGCACTGTAACATGGAAAGTTACTAATGGGAAAATAAGAGACTCAAATGGTGATTTTACTTTACATTCATTAACTCAACCTTCTTTGCATGTTGGTGATAAAATATATGTGATATGGGATGAAGATGATAACGATGCTTTAGGTTCTATTGAGATAGTAAATAATGCCTTTATGGATGTATATATTCAATCTGGAGATGTAGTTATTAATGATGTTTTTTTTAATGCATCGCATGATCAATATTTTGAAGGAACTTATCTGGCTTTAAAGAATCTTGCTATTGGAAGTAGGGCAAACATTACTTTTAACGGCTATAAATCCGTTCATATTCTCCCGGGTTTTGAAACTGAGCGAGGTTGTAAAGTTAGAATATGTAATGATCCATTTTGGGTTTATTCATTATCTGAAACTCGTAATTTGGATAACTCTTTAGGATATATAGATGATGAAAAAGATACTGAATTTTATAGTTTAACTTCAACTCTATCAGAAAAAAGAGTAACCTTGTCTTGTAATATTTCAGAAAAATCAAATGATGCTCAAATATACATTTATAATTCATCTGGCATTGTAATATTCAAGAAAAGTATTGATTTTGTTGGAAAGGGGAATATTTGTGTTGATGCATCAGAATGGTCAGCAGGTATTTATCTATATACATTAATAATTGATGGTAGCATCAGTGATACGAAAAGAATGATAATATCTAATTGA
- a CDS encoding glycosyltransferase, which translates to MINKKISSKILTVAPHYIKTLGGMSHVIKMYSEIYEDFHFVASTRDGSLLVRILQTIYGLSSYLWFMPQKDIKIVHIHGASKGSFWRKAIFIYLAKIFNKKVIYHIHGGGFKNFYKKHPYCVRHTLNKCDLIIALSENWMTFFKSIITNPENVKIIDNIIPKPIIINNKRAQEYCSFLFMGQINKAKGIYDILEVLRDNKAEYSGKLKCLLGGIGEIEEVQKQIKKFELEDLVFCLGWVSGEKKQMLLAQSDVYLLPSYFEGLPISILEAMSYKLPIIATNVGGIPEIVLNSQNGLLITPGDQQALKESIDKMLLSDLRRKEMGEISYQLSKKHFPNEIEKRLILIYENLLNK; encoded by the coding sequence GTGATAAACAAAAAGATTTCATCTAAGATATTAACTGTCGCTCCCCATTATATAAAAACATTAGGCGGGATGTCTCATGTTATAAAAATGTACTCAGAAATATATGAAGATTTTCATTTTGTAGCAAGTACTCGTGATGGTAGCTTATTAGTTCGAATATTACAAACTATTTATGGATTAAGTTCTTATCTTTGGTTTATGCCCCAAAAAGATATAAAGATAGTGCATATCCACGGTGCTTCTAAAGGAAGTTTTTGGAGAAAAGCTATATTTATATATTTGGCAAAAATATTTAATAAGAAAGTAATATATCATATTCATGGCGGTGGTTTTAAAAATTTCTATAAAAAACATCCTTATTGTGTAAGACATACACTAAATAAATGCGATCTCATTATTGCTCTTTCTGAAAATTGGATGACTTTTTTTAAATCAATAATCACAAATCCTGAAAATGTCAAAATTATTGATAACATTATACCTAAACCTATAATTATCAACAACAAAAGGGCTCAAGAATATTGTTCTTTTTTATTTATGGGCCAAATTAATAAAGCAAAAGGTATTTATGACATATTGGAAGTTTTACGAGACAATAAGGCTGAATACAGCGGAAAGCTAAAATGCTTATTGGGGGGGATTGGAGAAATAGAAGAAGTACAAAAACAAATTAAAAAATTCGAACTAGAAGATTTAGTGTTTTGTTTAGGTTGGGTTAGCGGAGAAAAAAAACAAATGCTACTGGCTCAATCAGATGTTTATCTTTTACCATCATATTTTGAAGGATTGCCGATATCCATCCTTGAAGCAATGTCATATAAATTACCCATCATTGCAACAAATGTTGGAGGTATACCCGAAATCGTTTTAAATTCTCAAAATGGGTTGTTAATTACACCAGGAGATCAACAAGCATTAAAAGAAAGTATTGACAAAATGCTATTATCAGATTTACGACGAAAAGAAATGGGAGAGATCTCTTATCAATTGAGCAAGAAACACTTTCCAAATGAAATCGAAAAAAGACTAATCTTAATTTATGAAAATTTACTAAACAAATAA
- a CDS encoding glycosyltransferase family 4 protein, giving the protein MRLLHCIFSFNVGGAETMLIDIINQQVQIHEVGLCIINNAYDINLINKINKKCKVILLNRKESSKNLWNVVKLNKIIYSFHPNIIHCHNSHIIKYIFLHKFYKTFLTVHDTRLPLICAKYYDHIIAISQAVKDDLCKHNIKNVSIVHNGIETHKILHKNSSSLDKIQCKIVQVSRLEHLKKGQHFLIEALNLLVKEKKTIPIKISIDFIGIGSSETYLKKLMSKYNLNDSIHFLGLKDREYIYSHLKNYDMLVQPSLNEGFGLTVAEGMVAGIPVLVSDIEGPMEVIESGKYGFTFECGNVFSLAQQIKYIIEHPNEANNIAIQAQKFATRNYDISNMVENYDQIYIL; this is encoded by the coding sequence ATGCGATTGCTACACTGTATTTTTTCATTTAATGTAGGTGGTGCTGAGACCATGCTTATAGATATAATAAACCAACAAGTACAGATTCATGAGGTTGGTTTATGTATAATTAATAATGCATATGATATAAATTTAATAAATAAAATAAACAAAAAGTGCAAAGTAATATTACTTAACAGAAAAGAAAGTAGTAAAAATTTATGGAATGTAGTAAAATTGAATAAAATAATATATTCTTTTCACCCCAATATTATTCATTGTCATAATTCACATATAATCAAATATATATTCCTACACAAGTTCTATAAAACATTTCTTACAGTCCATGATACAAGACTTCCACTAATTTGTGCTAAATATTACGACCATATCATAGCTATTTCTCAAGCAGTAAAAGACGACTTATGCAAGCATAATATAAAAAATGTATCTATTGTTCATAATGGCATAGAGACACATAAAATCTTACATAAAAATTCTTCATCATTAGATAAGATACAATGCAAAATAGTACAGGTTAGCAGATTAGAACATCTAAAAAAGGGGCAGCATTTTCTTATTGAAGCCTTAAATTTACTAGTAAAGGAAAAAAAAACAATTCCCATCAAAATTTCAATAGATTTTATAGGAATCGGTAGCTCAGAAACATATCTCAAAAAGTTAATGTCTAAATACAATCTGAACGATTCTATACACTTTTTGGGGTTAAAAGATAGAGAATATATATATTCACATTTGAAAAATTACGACATGCTAGTACAACCATCCCTAAATGAAGGTTTTGGCTTAACAGTTGCTGAAGGTATGGTAGCGGGAATACCTGTCTTAGTATCTGATATTGAAGGTCCTATGGAAGTTATAGAAAGTGGGAAATATGGTTTTACATTCGAATGTGGAAATGTTTTTTCGTTAGCTCAACAAATAAAATATATTATAGAACATCCCAACGAGGCGAATAATATCGCAATTCAAGCTCAGAAATTTGCAACAAGAAATTATGACATATCAAATATGGTCGAAAATTATGACCAAATATATATATTGTAG
- a CDS encoding acyltransferase, with protein MKNVIKFIRETSILKTLYINLKYCSFMSAIKLPILIRRHTKLLKTNGKIIFDCPIKTGLIRYGSSLLGSRDIKYSRAIWEVNGTLIVKGAITIGQGSKICIGENAILTIGDNLTITGETTIICYKQIIIGNDCTISWDVLIMDTDFHHIMDYEGNIINSPKPIIIGNHVWIGCRNTILKNVKISDNVIVAANSVITKSINESNVVVGGSGRKQEIVKRNVFWKS; from the coding sequence ATGAAAAATGTGATAAAATTTATAAGAGAGACAAGTATATTAAAGACATTGTATATAAATTTAAAATATTGTTCTTTTATGTCTGCAATAAAATTACCTATCTTAATCCGTAGACACACAAAATTATTAAAAACTAATGGGAAAATTATATTTGATTGTCCTATTAAAACTGGTCTAATAAGATATGGAAGCTCTTTATTAGGGTCTCGTGATATTAAATATTCTAGGGCTATTTGGGAAGTAAATGGAACACTAATCGTAAAAGGTGCTATAACTATAGGTCAAGGGAGTAAAATATGCATAGGCGAAAATGCAATTTTAACTATTGGTGATAATCTTACTATAACTGGAGAAACGACAATAATTTGTTATAAACAAATTATCATTGGTAATGACTGCACTATATCGTGGGACGTCTTAATTATGGATACGGATTTTCATCATATTATGGATTATGAAGGAAATATTATTAATTCTCCCAAACCCATAATTATTGGTAACCATGTTTGGATAGGATGCAGAAATACTATATTGAAAAATGTGAAAATATCAGACAATGTAATAGTTGCAGCTAATTCTGTTATTACAAAATCTATTAATGAAAGTAACGTTGTGGTTGGCGGCTCAGGAAGAAAGCAAGAAATTGTAAAAAGAAATGTTTTTTGGAAATCATAA
- a CDS encoding T9SS type A sorting domain-containing protein: MSKIRIILFLLLCSNIKILSSFGINGPVKVDGGSLTGYTGDFSGIIDFSTKVVWKVTHGRFNNPLGPTSVTQTVGENIVVIIWDDSPEKGIITATVAGMHTVRLEVDINSVKDMHITDFRCNGNIVTNDVISLPLGQSGVIECSVNDLEYPITHLKIYGYRWDTPESWGRGTFTGQRTVKINYDATTGNGQKISVTPIGYGDVLGNTRTVTIKRETPAPPPFDGNIKNVTITSNKTYNHSTLFVEDVIIKSGANVIMNGYESIRIVPGFTAEQGSTLRIYNGFAPKIQIRSIIDGEEGIGNDMGLGLDKDLPKLYQNYPSPARSITTIPCIIPEGMRNAYIHLYNLMGVLVQEIPVISIGENRIDINTSNWTSGLYIYSLVVDGRIIDTKRMIVSN, from the coding sequence ATGAGTAAAATTAGAATTATTTTATTTTTGCTATTATGCAGTAACATTAAAATTCTTTCTTCATTTGGTATCAATGGCCCCGTTAAAGTAGATGGAGGATCTTTGACAGGTTATACAGGGGATTTTAGTGGCATAATAGATTTTTCTACGAAAGTAGTATGGAAAGTTACTCACGGACGTTTTAATAATCCATTAGGCCCAACTTCTGTTACACAAACAGTCGGTGAAAATATTGTTGTAATTATTTGGGATGATTCTCCAGAAAAAGGAATAATAACTGCAACGGTTGCTGGCATGCATACAGTACGTTTGGAGGTGGACATAAATAGTGTTAAAGATATGCACATAACCGATTTTAGATGTAACGGAAATATAGTTACTAATGATGTAATTAGTCTTCCTTTGGGGCAGTCTGGCGTTATTGAATGTAGTGTAAATGATTTAGAATATCCTATTACGCATCTTAAAATTTATGGTTATAGATGGGATACTCCAGAATCGTGGGGTAGAGGTACATTTACAGGTCAAAGAACTGTGAAAATCAACTACGATGCTACTACAGGAAATGGGCAAAAGATTTCAGTTACTCCTATTGGGTATGGAGATGTATTAGGTAATACTAGAACAGTAACAATTAAGAGAGAGACGCCAGCTCCACCTCCATTTGATGGTAATATAAAAAATGTCACTATAACTTCTAATAAAACTTATAATCATTCAACCTTATTTGTTGAAGATGTCATTATAAAAAGTGGTGCTAATGTAATTATGAATGGCTATGAGTCAATTCGAATAGTCCCAGGTTTTACTGCAGAACAAGGAAGTACTCTAAGAATATATAATGGTTTCGCACCAAAAATACAGATAAGGTCTATAATAGATGGAGAGGAGGGTATTGGAAATGACATGGGCTTAGGCTTAGATAAAGACTTACCAAAGTTATATCAGAATTATCCTAGTCCTGCTCGTTCAATAACTACCATTCCTTGTATTATACCTGAAGGGATGAGAAATGCATATATTCATTTATATAATCTGATGGGAGTGTTAGTACAAGAAATTCCTGTTATTTCAATTGGTGAAAATCGTATTGATATAAATACTTCTAATTGGACTAGCGGACTATATATATATTCTTTGGTTGTTGATGGTCGTATAATCGATACAAAACGTATGATCGTATCAAATTAG
- a CDS encoding sugar transferase — translation MESIIQQASDICDSLITRNNITESNSLYNEMNVHILLKDAHLMRPACKMVKRVFDIITALIILVFVFPWVYLIIACCIKVCMPGPVMFKQKRTGKDGKIFICYKFRTMDAKNRADEYVDPQMNKYSLGNFLRTTSLDELPQFWNVLKGDMSIIGPRPHMLVHDEEYISKIDIYPLRYAVKPGITGWAQVNGLRGERDIKRVKMRVEYDLWYIQHWSVLLDLKIMFRTVGVMIKK, via the coding sequence ATGGAAAGTATAATTCAACAAGCCAGTGATATTTGTGATTCTTTGATCACAAGAAACAATATAACGGAATCAAATTCGTTATATAACGAAATGAATGTACATATTTTATTAAAAGATGCGCATCTAATGCGCCCTGCTTGTAAAATGGTTAAACGTGTATTTGATATCATAACTGCTCTAATAATTTTAGTGTTTGTTTTTCCGTGGGTTTATTTAATTATAGCATGTTGCATAAAAGTATGTATGCCGGGTCCTGTTATGTTTAAACAGAAACGAACTGGAAAAGATGGGAAAATCTTTATTTGTTATAAATTTAGGACTATGGATGCCAAAAATAGAGCGGACGAATACGTGGATCCACAAATGAACAAATATTCGTTAGGAAATTTTTTACGAACTACTAGTCTTGATGAACTACCTCAATTTTGGAATGTATTGAAAGGAGACATGTCTATTATAGGGCCTAGACCACATATGCTAGTGCATGATGAAGAATATATTAGCAAAATTGACATATATCCTCTGCGATATGCTGTAAAACCAGGTATAACTGGTTGGGCACAAGTAAATGGATTGCGTGGAGAAAGAGATATCAAAAGAGTAAAAATGCGTGTTGAATACGATTTGTGGTATATCCAACACTGGTCTGTATTATTGGATCTAAAAATTATGTTCCGCACAGTAGGAGTAATGATAAAAAAATAA